The Populus nigra chromosome 19, ddPopNigr1.1, whole genome shotgun sequence genome includes a window with the following:
- the LOC133680277 gene encoding receptor-like protein 9DC3: MGCLLRFTQSVSLILFLLHFNPTVSSSLSSNFSSSAQLCARDQSIHLLQFKESFLIDPYASFEGCANAKTESWKEGTDCCLWDGVTCDIKSGQVIGLDLACSMLYGTLHSNSTLFSLHHLQKLDLAYNDFNLSHISSQFGHFSSLTHLNLNYSDFTGPVPSQISHLSKLVSLDLSYNNKLALGPIPFNKLVQNLTKLRELLLSEVDMSLVVPSSLMNLSSPLSSLQLVDCGFQGKLPSNVPGLSNLQLLDLSGNIDLTGSFPPFNVSNALSYLDLSMTGISIHLPRLGNLTQLTVLDISYNNLRGHIPFSIGKLKHLQTLNLGFNNFTSLVPSDFEQLSELDSLDLSGNSYLTLDSSSLNKLVQNLTKLRELRLRSVNMSLVVPTSLKNLSSSLSFLSFGNCGLRGKFPANIFLLPNLEFLNLGGNVGLTGSFPSSNVSSSLEELALFDTKISISIENDLINNLKSLKKLVLRNCNISERSNLALLGNLTQLIDLDLSFNNLSGRIPSSLANLVNLNWLDLSSNNFKGQIPDFLGSLTQLQRLFLSDNQLLGPISPQISSLPYLTSLMLSDNLFTGTIPSFLFSHPSLQYLDLHGNLFTGNLSEFQYNSLILLDLSNNHLHGPIPSSVFNQEKLIVLKLASNNKLTGEISSSACKLTALQVLDLSNNSLSGFIPQCLGNFSSSLSVLHLGMNDLQGTILSRFLVGNNLRYLNLNGNELEGEIPPSMINCTQLEVLDLGFNKIKGKFPYFLDTLQELQVLVLKSNELHGFVKGPTTNYTFSKLRIFDISSNNFSGPLPTGYFNGLEAMKTLDQDMIYMKVSNISYDYSVKLTWKGLEIEFAKIRSTLASIDLSHNSFIGEIPESIGKLNALRQLNFSHNSLTGYIQPSLGNLANLESLDLSSNLLAGRIPMQLADLTFLSVLNLSHNQLEGPIPKGKQFNTFNKGSFEGNSGLCGFQISKECNSGETQQPPPSNSEEGDDSSLFGDGFGWKAVVMGYGCGFVLGATVGYIVFRTRKLAWFVRMFEVQWNLKTKGRKKKAHRNGARRN, translated from the coding sequence ATGGGATGTTTACTACGGTTCACTCAGTCTGtgtctttaattttgtttctcttgCATTTTAATCCAACAGTTTCCTCATCCTTGTCTTCAAATTTCTCCTCTTCAGCTCAATTATGTGCCCGTGACCAAAGTATTCATCTGCTCCAATTCAAAGAATCTTTTCTCATTGATCCTTATGCTTCTTTTGAGGGTTGTGCAAATGCCAAGACAGAGTCATGGAAAGAGGGCACAGATTGCTGCTTGTGGGATGGGGTGACTTGCGACATCAAGAGTGGGCAAGTCATTGGGCTTGACCTTGCTTGCAGCATGCTTTATGGCACTCTCCATTCCAATAGCACTCTCTTCTcccttcatcatcttcaaaagCTTGACCTCGCTTACAATGATTTCAATCTCTCTCATATTTCATCTCAGTTTGGCCACTTTTCCAGTTTGACACATCTTAACCTAAACTAttcggattttactggcccagtTCCATCACAAATCTCTCATCTGTCCAAACTGGTTTCACTTGATCTCTCTTATAATAACAAACTGGCACTAGGACCAATTCCTTTTAACAAGCTTGTTCAAAACCTAACCAAGCTAAGAGAACTCCTTTTGAGCGAGGTAGACATGTCATTGGTTGTACCCAGTTCCTTGATGaatctttcttctcctttgtcATCACTCCAACTCGTTGACTGTGGATTCCAAGGGAAATTACCAAGTAACGTTCCTGGGCTATCAAACTTGCAGCTGCTAGATTTGTCGGGGAACATAGACCTTACTGGCTCTTTTCCACCATTCAATGTGAGTAATGCTCTTTCATACTTGGATCTATCAATGACGGGGATTTCAATACATCTACCACGGCTTGGCAACCTCACACAACTCACTGTGTTGGACATTTCATATAACAACTTGAGGGGTCACATCCCTTTCTCTATAGGAAAACTTAAGCACCTCCAGACCTTGAATCTCGGATTCAACAATTTTACAAGCCTGGTTCCATCTGATTTTGAGCAGCTCTCTGAGTTGGATTCACTTGATCTCTCCGGGAACTCTTATCTGACACTAGATTCATCTTCTCTTAACAAGCTTGTTCAAAACCTAACCAAGTTAAGAGAACTCCGTTTGCGGTCGGTAAATATGTCTCTGGTTGTACCTACTTCCTTGAAGAATTTGTCGTCTTCTTTGTCATTTCTTTCTTTCGGGAATTGTGGGTTGCGAGGGAAATTCCCAGCTAACATCTTTCTCCTACCAAATCTTGAATTTCTCAATTTGGGGGGTAACGTAGGCCTCACAGGTTCTTTTCCTTCCTCCAATGTGAGCAGTTCCCTCGAGGAGTTGGCTCTTTTTGATACGAAAATCTCAATTTCTATCGAGAATGACTTAATCAATAATCTAAAGTCGTTGAAAAAGCTGGTTCTCAGAAACTGTAACATTAGCGAAAGATCAAATCTAGCCCTACTTGGTAACCTCACACAGCTTATTGATTTAGATCtctcatttaataatttgagtGGCCGCATCCCATCATCACTGGCAAACCTTGTGAATCTCAATTGGTTGGATCTTAGTTCCAATAATTTCAAGGGTCAGATTCCAGATTTTTTGGGTAGCCTGACACAACTTCAACGTTTATTTTTATCAGATAATCAATTGCTAGGCCCTATCTCTCCTCAAATAAGTAGCCTTCCATATCTAACATCTCTCATGTTATCTGATAACTTGTTCACGGGCACAATACCGtcctttttgttttctcatCCCTCTCTGCAGTATTTGGACCTCCATGGCAACTTATTCACTGGGAATTTAAGTGAATTCCAGTACAATTCATTAATATTGCTTGATTTGAGCAATAACCACTTGCATGGCCCAATTCCAAGTTCAGTTTTCAATCAAGAGAAGTTGATAGTCCTTAAACTTGCATCCAACAACAAGTTAACAGGAGAGATTTCTTCTTCTGCTTGTAAGCTGACAGCCCTACAAGTCCTTGACTTGTCCAACAACAGCTTGAGTGGTTTTATACCACAATGTCTGGGGAACTTTAGCAGCAGCCTCTCAGTTTTGCATCTTGGCATGAATGATCTCCAAGGCACAATCCTTTCAAGGTTTTTGGTGGGGAATAACTTGAGATATCTCAATCTCAATGGCAACGAATTGGAAGGGGAAATACCACCATCTATGATCAACTGTACACAATTGGAGGTTCTTGATCTTGGCTTCAATAAGATAAAAGGCAAGTTCCCCTACTTTCTCGATACGCTTCAAGAGCTACAGGTTCTTGTTCTAAAATCCAACGAACTCCATGGGTTTGTGAAAGGTCCGACGACCAACTACACCTTTTCAAAACTAAGGATTTTTGACATCTCCAGCAATAATTTTAGTGGACCATTGCCAACTGGGTATTTCAACGGTCTGGAAGCAATGAAGACCTTGGATCAAGATATGATTTACATGAAGGTTAGTAACATCAGTTATGATTATTCTGTAAAACTGACGTGGAAAGGGCTGGAAATTGAGTTTGCGAAAATTAGAAGTACCCTCGCATCCATTGATTTGTCGCACAACAGCTTTATTGGAGAGATACCAGAGTCGATTGGAAAGCTTAATGCACTTAGACAGCTAAACTTCTCTCACAACTCTCTTACAGGATATATTCAACCTTCATTGGGGAATTTGGCCAATCTGGAATCGTTAGATCTCTCTTCAAATTTGCTTGCGGGAAGGATTCCGATGCAGTTGGCAGATCTAACATTTCTTAGTGTCCTAAACCTTTCACATAACCAGCTAGAGGGACCCATACCTAAAGGAAAGCAGTTCAACACGTTCAATAAGGGCTCATTCGAAGGAAACTCGGGCTTGTGTGGATTTCAAATCTCAAAGGAATGCAATAGTGGTGAGACACAACAACCACCACCATCAAACTCCGAAGAAGGAGATGATTCATCACTGTTCGGAGATGGATTTGGATGGAAAGCAGTTGTGATGGGGTATGGATGTGGGTTTGTGCTTGGAGCTACAGTGGGATACATAGTGTTTAGAACAAGAAAACTGGCATGGTTTGTGAGGATGTTCGAAGTTCAATGGAatctgaaaacaaaaggaagaaagaagaaagctcACAGAAACGGTGCAAGAAGAAACTAA